One region of Tachysurus fulvidraco isolate hzauxx_2018 chromosome 9, HZAU_PFXX_2.0, whole genome shotgun sequence genomic DNA includes:
- the zcchc8 gene encoding zinc finger CCHC domain-containing protein 8 isoform X1, whose protein sequence is MWPSTKLTNMEVDFGDSELFEQFEADAPLAKHIRFSDDEEEAPDLRERIEVCEETIARLKTENDELKRKLRFLSRPAGISLVNSKVDGPLCQILFGNNTISKQSRQDIEDYIVSLIHQHQFQQNNGQQASALHPQPQNSSFVMDENQGTNAEASTGKHIRDAFCVVGSVLYFTSFCLDKLGQPLLNENPQLTDGWDVPKYQQVFGQVIALEGQEVQIKEKRTKPCCFNCGAEDHQLRDCPKPRDMARINEKRKEFAQVNQGNVLNNQRYHADEVEERFSKYKPGVVSKELLDALGIVANTLPPFIYRMRELGYPPGWLKEAELENSGLMLYDGKTSGEEDSNSSNQNVCYDVSKLVDFPGFNVSAPPNVRDDYRSFGSIPMQPQHWKPTFAAHLSNMYPAVNTIPFCFQTIVYLYVCKYWPPVCQQPDSKCVKRSHENELTPQQAKKRRANSDFCGSSDMDTDSDYDTPRRDRFDDFQFQPPLPPGSPLISTPPPLPLGTPPVTPTPPPLPKGTPPPTPPTNAGSPVLSGRSGAGCEESEDGLTLEELEEQQRLLWAALENADNGNSDSDTGVTGTPAIASPRESPIVEPDAESEEGVEESRSKAEEISDHDLELLSMPASPVEVPVSSADEDKSSNSQVNDSLTEDTGAESYDELIVLDEFTQSNDSDPEKNRVSNISEEKCTPTSDAQAAEENEEPDLKKVTSVPHRSKFAEGIIPFEDTPEFTEVAEATGVYLRIRDLLKESPRNQAKNKNLNS, encoded by the exons ATGTGGCCAAGCACGAAACTAACAAATATGGAGGTGGATTTCGGCGACAGTGAGCTGTTCGAGCAGTTCGAAGCAGACGCTCCTCTCGCGAAACACATCAGGTTtagtgatgatgaagaagaagctcCGGATCTCCGGGAGAGGATAGAGGTCTGTGAGGAGACTATAGCTCGACTGAAGACGGAGA ATGATGAACTGAAGAGAAAGTTACGTTTTTTAAGTCGTCCTgc AGGTATCAGCCTTGTCAATTCAAAAGTCGATGGTCCTTTATGTCAGATTCTCTTCGGAAACAACACTATCTCAAA ACAGAGCCGTCAAGACATTGAAGACTACATTGTCAGTCTGATTCATCAACACCAGTTTCAGCAGAATAATGGCCAACAAGCGTCTGCATTGCACCCTCAGCCACAG AACTCGAGTTTTGTTATGGATGAAAACCAGGGAACAAATGCTGAAGCTTCAACTGGAAAACACATTCGAGATGCTTTCTGT GTGGTGGGAAGTGTGTTGTATTTCACCTCCTTCTGTCTGGATAAACTCGGTCAGCCGCTTCTCAATGAAAATCCCCAGCTGACCGATGGCTGGGACGTGCCCAA GTATCAGCAAGTGTTTGGCCAGGTAATTGCTCTGGAGGGACAGGAAGTGCAGATCAAAGAGAAGAG GACTAAACCATGCTGCTTTAACTGTGGCGCTGAAGACCACCAACTGCGCGATTGTCCAAAG CCCAGAGACATGGCACGAATCAACGAGAAGCGAAAAGAGTTTGCACAAGTCAACCAGGGCAACGTTCTGAATAACCAGCGGTACCATGCGGATGAGGTGGAGGAGCGCTTCTCTAAGTACAAGCCGGGAGTAGTGAG TAAGGAGCTCCTGGATGCCCTTGGCATTGTTGCTAACACACTCCCTCCCTTTATTTACCGCATGAGAGAGCTGGGCTACCCACCCGGCTGGTTAAAGGAAGCTGAGCTGGAAAACTCAGGCCTGATGCTGTATGATGGTAAAA CTTCGGGAGAGGAAGACTCAAACAGCTCTAACCAAAATGTATGCTATGATGTCTCAAAGCTAGTGGATTTCCCTGGTTTTAATGTGTCTGCGCCCCCCAATGTTAGAGAT GATTACAGGTCATTTGGTTCCATCCCAATGCAGCCTCAACACTGGAAGCCAACGTTTGCTGCTCACTTGTCCAATATGTATCCAGCGGTAAACACAATTCCTTTCTGTTTCCAGACGATTGTATATTTGTACGTGTGTAAATATTGGCCACCTGTCTGTCAACAGCCTGATTCCAAATGTGTGAAAAGGAGCCATGAGAATGAATTAACACCACAGCAGGCCAAGAAGCGGCGGGCGAATTCAGACTTCTGCGGAAGCTCAGATATGGACACAGACTCTG ATTATGACACTCCTAGACGAGACAGATTTGATGATTTCCAGTTTCAGCCTCCACTACCTCCTGGCTCTCCACTCATTAGCACACCTCCACCCTTACCCCTGGGAACACCTCCAGTCACCCCCACACCACCACCTCTTCCTAAAGGCACGCCTCCGCCAACACCGCCTACAAACGCCGGGTCTCCGGTTCTGTCAGGTAGAAGTGGAGCTGGGTGTGAGGAGTCTGAGGACGGGCTGACGTTAGAGGAGCTCGAGGAGCAGCAGCGGCTGCTGTGGGCGGCACTTGAGAACGCAGATAACGGCAACAGTGACTCGGACACCGGGGTAACCGGCACACCTGCCATCGCCTCGCCCCGGGAGTCTCCAATAGTTGAGCCTGATGCTGAGTCAGAGGAGGGAGTGGAAGAATCCCGGTCGAAGGCTGAGGAGATCTCTGACCATGACCTTGAACTTTTAAGCATGCCTGCTTCACCTGTCGAAGTCCCAGTAAGCAGTGCTGACGAAGACAAAAGCAGCAACAGTCAGGTCAATGACTCTCTTACTGAAGACACAGGCGCAGAGTCTTATGATGAGCTAATAGTTCTGGATGAGTTTACTCAAAGTAATGATTCTGACCCTGAAAAGAACAGAGTAAGTAACATTTCTGAAGAAAAGTGCACGCCCACATCAGATGCACAAGCAGCTGAAGAGAATGAAGAACCTGATTTAAAGAAAGTAACAAGCGTTCCACACCGAAGCAAGTTTGCAGAAGGTATAATCCCATTTGAAGACACCCCTGAGTTCACAGAAGTTGCTGAGGCAACAGGGGTTTACCTAAGGATTCGAGACTTGCTCAAAGAATCCCCTCGAAATCAGGCAAAAAACAAGAACTTAAATTCTTGA
- the si:ch211-110p13.9 gene encoding uncharacterized protein si:ch211-110p13.9, which translates to MSTKTVSVTKFPYWESGKRRIRFLYLVGDNSIQLTKPSTDEESVIPLFLGADLFLNTDVRTENHPRYHAKFARRGLATKLAFASDFRFEGLRVPCSHNSLWFYCVHGVFRAAFELYSKQEQLSILESFQDLWKSRINDNQLNSVYNIRLQLDMEPPKTTAQATPMEFNNSSSDISVPAEDNLNSHDTLEDLEEVTLGSTSGQGDNCSSADHDYCSQMKPVESKEFSLTERLHSIGNKVKCTSIVDMNREETILKLLDYVEYWIDGQVDEEKLTEAVMVLLQTPFHGYSIYTSPLLQAVASWLGHQFHEANSSVSHQVEGFKMRNIEHIKDLPPAEDLATELFPEAMRNLLIHWMGLSEEAATWKRLSEYPIVLLILEFANHNLITGVAHVLYSSLICR; encoded by the exons atgaGCACTAAGACTGTGTCAGTCACCAAGTTCCCCTACTGGGAAAGTGGTAAAAGGAGAATTCGATTCTTGTATCTAGTCGGTGATAATTCCATTCAGCTGACCAAACCAAGTACAGATGAG GAGTCAGTGATCCCTCTGTTTCTTGGAGCTGATCTTTTTTTGAACACAGACGTCCGCACAGAGAATCATCCCAGATATCATGCCAAGTTTGCTCGAAGAGGACTAGCAACCAAACTGGCTTTCGCTTCAG ACTTCAGGTTTGAAGGCTTGCGAGTTCCTTGTTCCCATAACAGTTTATGGTTCTACTGTGTTCATGGGGTTTTTCGAGCAGCATTTGAACTCTACAGTAAACAAGAGCAGCTTTCAATCCTGGAGTCATTTCAG GATCTGTGGAAATCCCGGATCAATGATAATCAGCTAAACTCGGTGTACAACATCAGGCTCCAGTTAGACATGGAACCACCAAAAACTACTGCTCAAGCGACACCAATGGAATTTAATAATTCGTCTAGTGACATTTCTGTACCTGCTGAGGACAATTTAAACTCTCATGACACACTGGAAGACCTGGAGGAAGTGACCTTAGGGTCAACATCTGGTCAAGGAGATAATTGCTCTTCTGCAGACCATGATTACTGCTCCCAAATGAAACCAGTGGAGTCTAAAGAATTTAGTCTCACAGAGAGACTCCATAGCATAGGAAACAAAGTGAAGTGTACATCAATTGTGGACATGAACAGAGAAGAGACCATCTTGAAACTTCTGGATTATGTTGAATATTGGATTGATGGACAGGTGGATGAGGAAAAACTGACTGAAGCAGTAATGGTCTTGCTTCAGACTCCTTTTCATGGCTACTCCATCTATACCAGTCCTTTACTACAGGCTGTGGCAAGCTGGCTGGGTCATCAGTTCCATGAAGCCAACAGCAGCGTGAGTCACCAGGTGGAAGGATTTAAGATGAGAAATATTGAACACATCAAAGACCTGCCTCCAGCAGAAGATCTAGCAACCGAGCTCTTCCCGGAGGCCATGAGGAACTTGCTGATACACTGGATGGGCCTCAGTGAAGAAGCGGCAACATGGAAAAGGCTCAGCGAATATCCCATTGTTTTGCTCATACTAGAGTTTGCCAACCATAATCTCATCACAGGAGTGGCTCATGTCTTGTATTCCAGTCTCATATGCAGGTAG
- the zcchc8 gene encoding zinc finger CCHC domain-containing protein 8 isoform X2, which produces MWPSTKLTNMEVDFGDSELFEQFEADAPLAKHIRFSDDEEEAPDLRERIEVCEETIARLKTENDELKRKLRFLSRPAGISLVNSKVDGPLCQILFGNNTISKQSRQDIEDYIVSLIHQHQFQQNNGQQASALHPQPQNSSFVMDENQGTNAEASTGKHIRDAFCVVGSVLYFTSFCLDKLGQPLLNENPQLTDGWDVPKYQQVFGQVIALEGQEVQIKEKRTKPCCFNCGAEDHQLRDCPKPRDMARINEKRKEFAQVNQGNVLNNQRYHADEVEERFSKYKPGVVSKELLDALGIVANTLPPFIYRMRELGYPPGWLKEAELENSGLMLYDGKTSGEEDSNSSNQNVCYDVSKLVDFPGFNVSAPPNVRDDYRSFGSIPMQPQHWKPTFAAHLSNMYPAPDSKCVKRSHENELTPQQAKKRRANSDFCGSSDMDTDSDYDTPRRDRFDDFQFQPPLPPGSPLISTPPPLPLGTPPVTPTPPPLPKGTPPPTPPTNAGSPVLSGRSGAGCEESEDGLTLEELEEQQRLLWAALENADNGNSDSDTGVTGTPAIASPRESPIVEPDAESEEGVEESRSKAEEISDHDLELLSMPASPVEVPVSSADEDKSSNSQVNDSLTEDTGAESYDELIVLDEFTQSNDSDPEKNRVSNISEEKCTPTSDAQAAEENEEPDLKKVTSVPHRSKFAEGIIPFEDTPEFTEVAEATGVYLRIRDLLKESPRNQAKNKNLNS; this is translated from the exons ATGTGGCCAAGCACGAAACTAACAAATATGGAGGTGGATTTCGGCGACAGTGAGCTGTTCGAGCAGTTCGAAGCAGACGCTCCTCTCGCGAAACACATCAGGTTtagtgatgatgaagaagaagctcCGGATCTCCGGGAGAGGATAGAGGTCTGTGAGGAGACTATAGCTCGACTGAAGACGGAGA ATGATGAACTGAAGAGAAAGTTACGTTTTTTAAGTCGTCCTgc AGGTATCAGCCTTGTCAATTCAAAAGTCGATGGTCCTTTATGTCAGATTCTCTTCGGAAACAACACTATCTCAAA ACAGAGCCGTCAAGACATTGAAGACTACATTGTCAGTCTGATTCATCAACACCAGTTTCAGCAGAATAATGGCCAACAAGCGTCTGCATTGCACCCTCAGCCACAG AACTCGAGTTTTGTTATGGATGAAAACCAGGGAACAAATGCTGAAGCTTCAACTGGAAAACACATTCGAGATGCTTTCTGT GTGGTGGGAAGTGTGTTGTATTTCACCTCCTTCTGTCTGGATAAACTCGGTCAGCCGCTTCTCAATGAAAATCCCCAGCTGACCGATGGCTGGGACGTGCCCAA GTATCAGCAAGTGTTTGGCCAGGTAATTGCTCTGGAGGGACAGGAAGTGCAGATCAAAGAGAAGAG GACTAAACCATGCTGCTTTAACTGTGGCGCTGAAGACCACCAACTGCGCGATTGTCCAAAG CCCAGAGACATGGCACGAATCAACGAGAAGCGAAAAGAGTTTGCACAAGTCAACCAGGGCAACGTTCTGAATAACCAGCGGTACCATGCGGATGAGGTGGAGGAGCGCTTCTCTAAGTACAAGCCGGGAGTAGTGAG TAAGGAGCTCCTGGATGCCCTTGGCATTGTTGCTAACACACTCCCTCCCTTTATTTACCGCATGAGAGAGCTGGGCTACCCACCCGGCTGGTTAAAGGAAGCTGAGCTGGAAAACTCAGGCCTGATGCTGTATGATGGTAAAA CTTCGGGAGAGGAAGACTCAAACAGCTCTAACCAAAATGTATGCTATGATGTCTCAAAGCTAGTGGATTTCCCTGGTTTTAATGTGTCTGCGCCCCCCAATGTTAGAGAT GATTACAGGTCATTTGGTTCCATCCCAATGCAGCCTCAACACTGGAAGCCAACGTTTGCTGCTCACTTGTCCAATATGTATCCAGCG CCTGATTCCAAATGTGTGAAAAGGAGCCATGAGAATGAATTAACACCACAGCAGGCCAAGAAGCGGCGGGCGAATTCAGACTTCTGCGGAAGCTCAGATATGGACACAGACTCTG ATTATGACACTCCTAGACGAGACAGATTTGATGATTTCCAGTTTCAGCCTCCACTACCTCCTGGCTCTCCACTCATTAGCACACCTCCACCCTTACCCCTGGGAACACCTCCAGTCACCCCCACACCACCACCTCTTCCTAAAGGCACGCCTCCGCCAACACCGCCTACAAACGCCGGGTCTCCGGTTCTGTCAGGTAGAAGTGGAGCTGGGTGTGAGGAGTCTGAGGACGGGCTGACGTTAGAGGAGCTCGAGGAGCAGCAGCGGCTGCTGTGGGCGGCACTTGAGAACGCAGATAACGGCAACAGTGACTCGGACACCGGGGTAACCGGCACACCTGCCATCGCCTCGCCCCGGGAGTCTCCAATAGTTGAGCCTGATGCTGAGTCAGAGGAGGGAGTGGAAGAATCCCGGTCGAAGGCTGAGGAGATCTCTGACCATGACCTTGAACTTTTAAGCATGCCTGCTTCACCTGTCGAAGTCCCAGTAAGCAGTGCTGACGAAGACAAAAGCAGCAACAGTCAGGTCAATGACTCTCTTACTGAAGACACAGGCGCAGAGTCTTATGATGAGCTAATAGTTCTGGATGAGTTTACTCAAAGTAATGATTCTGACCCTGAAAAGAACAGAGTAAGTAACATTTCTGAAGAAAAGTGCACGCCCACATCAGATGCACAAGCAGCTGAAGAGAATGAAGAACCTGATTTAAAGAAAGTAACAAGCGTTCCACACCGAAGCAAGTTTGCAGAAGGTATAATCCCATTTGAAGACACCCCTGAGTTCACAGAAGTTGCTGAGGCAACAGGGGTTTACCTAAGGATTCGAGACTTGCTCAAAGAATCCCCTCGAAATCAGGCAAAAAACAAGAACTTAAATTCTTGA